From Anopheles darlingi chromosome 2, idAnoDarlMG_H_01, whole genome shotgun sequence, the proteins below share one genomic window:
- the LOC125959819 gene encoding uncharacterized protein LOC125959819, producing MSCFGDCLELGPPPDMILSMPPPPLSSFLLPRNALVASKHPGGSNGSGSGGNNNNHSLLCSAAFICEPSLKANEQSGLEFVELPGNGVDDTWVLVLIASCVGVLLLGALLAMVLLKCRDRFCFRCSSFGYSYHDSNLKQPPLHALASEPTTAKTAGFLAGGTILYPTNHVVHHGTNPHHPNHHHHLHQPVAYGPDNRTLWAALTPHGTQHFITESYGGHPDDHYEVIDYGRKHEQYIPSGSVGGGSVIIGGSGAPNGTLVKSKNSFENSGFVDYDYEDPTPLMESYGAGHFDDMDSGYQEPQEVLGASLNRSNANTTINRSTIVSSPTRIEHPNMAPLNLYPTVQSQHRSGTLSSTMGRKSLGGSGGSTTGTMSRRISDIKN from the exons ATGAGCTGCTTTGGCGATTGCCTCGAATTGGGGCCACCGCCCGATATGATACTgtcgatgccaccaccaccgctgtcATCGTTTCTGCTGCCACGGAACGCCCTGGTGGCCAGCAAACACCCGGGCGGGAGTAATGGTTCCGGTAGCGGCGGTAATAACAACAATCACAGCCTCCTGTGTAGTGCTGCCTTCATCTGCGAACCATCGCTGAAGGCGAACGAGCAATCGGGACTGGAGTTTGTCGAGTTGCCCGGAAACG GAGTCGATGATACCTGGGTGCTGGTACTGATTGCATCTTGTGTTGGAGTGCTTCTCCTTGGTGCCCTGTTGGCGATGGTGTTGCTCAAGTGTCGCGA TCGTTTCTGTTTCCGTTGCAGCTCGTTCGGGTATTCGTACCATGATAGCAACCTGAAGCAACCGCCACTACACGCGCTGGCCAGTGAGCCGACGACGGCCAAGACGGCCGGATTTCTGGCCGGTGGTACAATTCTGTATCCGACGAACCACGTGGTGCACCATGGCACCAATCCGCACCAtcccaaccatcatcaccatctgcaTCAACCGGTCGCCTATGGTCCGGACAATCGAACCTTGTGGGCTGCGTTGACACCACACGGTACGCAACACTTTATCACGGAATCGTACGGTGGACATCCGGACGACCATTACGAGGTGATCGACTATGGACGCAAACATGAACAGTACATACCGTCCGGTAGTGTTGGCGGCGGTAGCGTCATCATCGGTGGAAGCGGTGCACCCAACGGGACGCTCGTAAAGAGTAAGAACTCGTTCGAGAACTCCGGGTTCGTAGATTACGATTATGAGGATCCGACCCCCCTTATGGAGTCATATGGTGCCGGACACTTTGATGATATGGATTCGGGATACCAGGAGCCACAGGAGGTGCTGGGCGCTTCGCTCAATCGTTccaacgccaacaccaccattaACCGTTCCACGATCGTTTCATCGCCGACGCGCATCGAGCATCCCAACATGGCACCGTTGAATCTCTATCCGACCGTCCAGTCACAGCACCGTTCGGGAACGCTCAGCTCAACCATGGGCCGGAAATCACTCGGTGGATCTGGTGGTAGCACTACCGGCACAATGTCGCGCCGTATCAGCGATATCAAGAACTGA
- the LOC125959809 gene encoding sodium-coupled monocarboxylate transporter 1-like, producing the protein MDTLTTAGTPPAEEEQRLLFSVIDYVIFFSMLGMSAMIGLYYGFFAKQKQNTTTEYLLGSKQMKVFPVAMSMTATHISAITMLGVPAEMYKYGTQYWACSISGTIVTIFMVYVFLPVFHELQTVSCYGYIEQRFDKRTRTLASGLFMFYCLLNTPVIIYAPAIAFSQVTGINVHIITPLICCICIFYTTFGGIRAVIWTDTLQFGAMLCALAVVMVLGTLQLGGVVNVFQLAEAGGRLIWFNMDPDPFLRTSFWLVSVGLTSMWISNIGVTPECVQRFLTIPDISSAKKAVWIFGVGHILVKVASVYNGMLIFGKYHDCDPIHDGTVQKYDQIFAYYVLDTARKIPGLPGLFVVGVFSAALSSMSTSMNTLSGTLFEDFIRPRFAFKEDTASMIVKIMVVTIGVICLGLVFVVEQLGSIFSLAISVSGVTSGTMLGIFFLGMFSPHVNGKGAFWGAISSLLALSAIAVGAQLEILKGHLKYESLPFRYDGCDGFNVTGTETSTFYRDADGHDNAEVPWIFRIGFMYYSLLGTIIVIVVGITVSWVTGGQKDHVPLNLLTPWVRPLFRFHKLTTEKGEYKLTRSVEMNEIEKVAK; encoded by the exons ATGGATACGCTAACAACGGCTGGTACACCTCCGGCTGAGGAAGAACAGCGGCTCCTCTTCAGCGTGATCGATTATGTCATCTTCTTCTCGATGCTGGGCATGTCGGCCATGATCGGGCTGTACTATGGGTTCTTCGCCAAGCAGAAACAGAACACGACCACCGAGTATCTGCTCGGTAGCAAGCAGATGAAGGTATTTCCggtggcaatgtccatgacggCGAC cCACATTTCCGCTATTACGATGCTCGGTGTTCCGGCGGAGATGTACAAGTATGGTACGCAGTACTGGGCCTGCTCGATATCGGGCACCATCGTCACGATCTTCATGGTGTACGTGTTTCTACCAGTGTTCCACGAGCTACAGACGGTCTCGTGCTACGGTTACATCGAGCAGCGGTTCGATAAGCGCACCCGCACTCTCGCCAGTGGACTCTTTATGTTCTACTGTCTGCTCAACACACCGGTTATCATCTACGCACCTGCCATCGCGTTCAGTCAAG TCACCGGCATCAATGTGCATATCATCACGCCGCTGATATGCTGTATCTGCATCTTCTATACCACATTCGGCGGCATACG AGCCGTCATTTGGACCGACACGCTTCAATTCGGGGCTATGTTGTGCGCGCTGGCCGTTGTAATGGTGCTTGGTACGCTGCAGCTAGGAGGAGTCGTTAACGTGTTCCAGCTAGCTGAAGCTGGCGGACGTCTAATTTGGTTTAA CATGGACCCTGATCCGTTTCTACGTACCTCCTTCTGGCTCGTTTCGGTCGGGTTGACCTCCATGTGGATCTCGAACATTGGCGTCACACCCGAGTGTGTGCAGCGCTTCCTAACCATTCCAGACATCTCGAGTGCCAAGAA GGCCGTTTGGATCTTTGGCGTTGGCCATATCTTGGTGAAGGTGGCTTCGGTCTACAATGGGATGCTCATCTTCGGCAAGTACCACGATTGCGATCCGATCCATGATGGTACGGTGCAGAAGTACGATCAGATCTTTGCCTACTACGTGCTTGATACGGCTCGGAAGATCCCCGGACTACCGGGGCTGTTCGTGGTCGGTGTCTTCTCGGCTGCCCTTTCCTCGATGTCAACCAGCATGAACACGCTTTCCGGGACGCTGTTCGAGGACTTCATACGGCCGCGGTTCGCCTTCAAGGAAGACACGGCCAGCATGATCGTGAAGATCATGGTGGTGACCATCGGTGTGATCTGTTTGGGGCTAGTGTTTGTGGTGGAGCAGCTCGGGAGCATCTTCAGTCTTGCGATCTCCGTCTCGGGTGTTACGTCCGGTACGATGTTGGGCATCTTTTTCCTCGGCATGTTCAGTCCACACGTCAACGGGAAGGGGGCATTCTGGGGTGCGATTAGCTCCCTGCTCGCGCTCAGTGCGATTGCCGTCGGTGCCCAGCTGGAGATACTGAAGGGTCATCTGAAGTACGAGAGTCTCCCGTTCCGGTATGATGGCTGTGATGGATTCAACGTTACCGG CACGGAAACCAGCACCTTCTACCGGGATGCAGACGGGCACGATAACGCCGAAGTGCCGTGGATCTTTCGAATCGGATTCATGTACTACTCGCTGCTCGGTACGATCATCGTTATTGTGGTCGGTATTACCGTTAGCTGGGTGACCGGTGGCCAAAAGGATCATGTCCCGCTGAACCTACTGACACCGTGGGTACGGCCGCTGTTCCGCTTCCACAAGCtcaccaccgaaaagggcgagTACAAACTGACCCGCAGCGTTGAGATGAATGAAATAGAGAAAGTTGCCAAATGA
- the LOC125959816 gene encoding uncharacterized protein LOC125959816 has product MSGKVSSGGAVMCRTASTIVIGMGCSSSIVLEEASPTPNPSTPVRRVENGIAAITMGPGKTETLVAAYSRLDEEICALESTTPGPRLMTAEGWVEVLKSAAPRIRPASRSDPLVNAPLIPNGVIQTDGELPQQVASTIGEGTHKEILQIILRLDIIHNELKAQQQEEFVARLTRNAMDLEADHYRDEMVVHAQKRCATLRTAFERLKRLYHEQDALLVTVYPDSTYGSPIEQQLDGELETARDVRDRLGGAVEQWRTAGGLLRATAKGLHQTVEYWELIGAVRSIRDAQQLITLALDARAACHGALVALEAAQAALPHVEIPYITIRQQTAVRHALIYLMTDLVQQPRYQHTRDVFSVFSTNVTKAVHWVHECYNETLRQDYDAADQAATLLAKRLRDERLHYIGRKFPNKIYVRPGAIG; this is encoded by the exons ATGTCCGGTAAAGTGAGCTCCGGTGGTGCCGTGATGTGCCGCACCGCAAGCACCATCGTTATCGGTATGGGATGTTCATCGTCCATCGTGCTCGAGGAAGCATCACCTACTCCAAACCCTTCGACACCGGTCAGGCGAGTAGAGAATGGAATAGCGGCGATCACGATGGGTccggggaaaacggaaactctCGTCGCCGCCTACTCGCGATTGGATGAGGAAATATGTGCTCTGGAAAGCACAACCCCTGGCCCTAGATTGATGACGGCTGAAGGTTGGGTGGAGGTACTGAAAAGTGCCGCACCACGAATTCGTCCGGCTTCGAGGTCGGATCCGTTAGTAAATGCACCACTAATACCCAATGGAGTGATACAGACCGACGGGGAACTCCCTCAGCAAGTTGCATCTACAATCGGTGAAGGCACTCACAAGGAGATCCTTCAG ATAATCCTGAGGCTAGACATCATACACAATGAGTTgaaggcgcagcagcaggaggagttTGTGGCTCGCCTTACTCGCAACGCCATGGACCTGGAGGCGGATCATTACCGGGATGAGATGGTCGTGCATGCCCAAAAGCGGTGTGCCACGTTGCGGACCGCTTTCGAGCGGTTGAAGCGGCTTTACCACGAGCAAGACGCACTGTTGGTGACGGTTTATCCCGATAGTACCTACGGCAGTCCAATCGAGCAGCAGTTGGACGGTGAGCTTGAAACGGCTCGCGATGTTCGCGATCGATTAGGAGGTGCAGTGGAACAGTGGCGTACGGCAGGTGGACTGCTGAGGGCGACCGCTAAAGGCTTGCATCAAACCGTCGAATACTGGGAACTGATCGGAGCGGTACGATCGATCCGCGATGCCCAACAATTGATCACGTTGGCTCTGGATGCCAGGGCCGCATGCCATGGTGCACTGGTGGCATTGGAGGCTGCCCAAGCCGCACTACCACATGTCGAGATCCCGTACATTACCATCCGACAGCAGACGGCGGTACGTCACGCTCTGATCTACCTGATGACCGATCTGGTTCAACAGCCCCGTTATCAGCATACCCGCGACGTATTTTCCGTGTTTAGTACGAACGTAACCAAAGCCGTCCACTGGGTACATGAGTGTTACAATGAGACGCTTCGGCAGGACTACGATGCTGCGGATCAGGCGGCCACTTTGCTCGCAAAGCGACTACGCGACGAACGACTCCACTACATTGGACGCAAGTTTCCCAATAAAATCTACGTCCGACCTGGGGCTATCGGATAA
- the LOC125959805 gene encoding uncharacterized protein LOC125959805: MPTLTQGPPSAEDCGSRSSSCTIINSPQPTAARRSNRTSLPAGSEPSTGSNQQQQPRPQQQQNPVTRRHQLGATSIFSRRRRLPGTVGDDTAEGRVGCEGGVIAPVPDKPREDDVHVASTITPASSSRSSSGSVPNSAELSVVDGRTRRYSRISMIIIYGREALCILALLLTTYATIQNTPPKIAKAPPPVPFFSKGSFVSDWPTGSLGTTQTRVSVSELSFVFYYAPWCAESQFAREAYEAVARLYHREAHFAAVNCWQPGGECRQRYSKVQSWPVLMAYQPNGVAIQYNQAFVTSQLTRFVISLMMPLERFVKPADLMERMTGKDAVIVAYVDMTSETKFYQRYYQAALKWLEKDPFQEVPFGVVTGQSASLFGVETVPSIRLYLWNETIEYIGKETWTPQDMVTWIHKQLQVVAMWIAPPGSTKSATIAPGLKQGPVLFLFTPRSLYTEFDDSTDAYMMLRQLSMQYYNCAEDNWVQEMAREYIADQRVLGSERFFYKQQECERILGRHPSQEDDTDPSSMGRGRREAFKSTVSVSFVNVLNSSKFVDGRKHGGKGDRSDGYCEAAPAPHCDDGSCPDSCGTFGPERKPSLRWSGQQREEEQDECLRKMPSTQSESVPSSRIDATHDYRGPHLLSKQYLRRQCELMRLAESDGTYRFFPDAGERNETNAVLDTISGMACKHNKTLSFFSMDSTLYHAFAERLGVDVLREPNRTVAFIVDPEAESTYALRAPINLGSLTGFVHGYYNRSWPRFLRSGSTSYAHTHRFNVTEFKQQDERLLAEHRARLLKQKAEAKKKVKSTDTNGGAAQPEATKPLDVVPGAFAPREYHSIREIYSANFQRVVLESNRTVVVNFYSAHCAFCTIMSNYLLRVSRLLRHQPLLEFVRIDGDRNDLGWEYSMELFPSLIIFPNGRKEDSRIFPHTEQVTMANLLGFIRSNLSPTERLHATFLLCSTANEASRTDCLMMLQTELGASIRAGLRDWRRQPCARERILRRLQLLKHSYLDTLRCLSHSCDLNRLTSSRKTILQLWPTEAPYDPRNTCGAA, translated from the exons ATGCCTACACTAACACAAGGTCCACCGTCAGCAGAGGATtgcggcagcagaagcagcagctgtactATCATCAACTCCCCTCAGCCTACCGCGGCAAGACGATCGAACCGTACTTCTCTTCCCGCCGGATCAGAACCATCCACGGgcagcaaccaacagcagcaaccgcgaccacagcagcagcagaatccaGTTACACGACGGCACCAATTAGGTGCCACCTCGATATTTTCGCGTCGACGGCGGCTGCCAGGAACAGTTGGCGATGACACCGCGGAGGGACGGGTGGGTTGCGAGGGAGGTGTGATCGCACCAGTGCCGGATAAGCCGCGGGAGGACGATGTCCACGTGGCATCGACGATCACGCCggcaagcagcagtagaagtagtagtggaTCAGTTCCGAACAGTGCCGAGTTAAGTGTTGTGGACGGTAGAACGCGCCGCTACAGCCGTATCAGTATGATCATAATTTATGGGCGCGAGGCGCTCTGCATTCTCGCCCTGCTGCTTACCACGTACGCCACCATCCAGAACACACCGCCCAAGATAGCGAAAGCGCCTCCACCGGTTCCGTTCTTCTCCAAGGGTTCTTTCGTGTCCGATTGGCCTACGGGGTCACTCGGTACGACGCAAACGCGCGTTTCGGTGTCGGAGCTATCGTTTGTGTTCTACTACGCGCCATGGTGCGCCGAAAGCCAGTTTGCCCGTGAAGCGTACGAAGCCGTAGCACGCTTGTATCATCGCGAGGCCCACTTTGCCGCGGTGAATTGCTGGCAGCCGGGTGGAGAATGTCGGCAGCGCTACTCCAAAGTCCAATCTTGGCCGGTTCTGATGGCTTACCAACCGAACGGAGTGGCCATCCAGTACAACCAGGCGTTCGTGACGTCACAGCTAACACGGTTCGTCATATCGTTGATGATGCCCCTGGAGCGGTTCGTCAAACCTGCCGATCTAATGGAGCGAATGACTGGAAAGGAT GCTGTGATCGTTGCTTACGTGGATATGACGAGTGAAACCAAATTCTACCAACGCTACTATCAGGCCGCTCTGAAGTGGCTCGAGAAGGACCCATTCCAGGAAGTACCGTTCGGTGTCGTTACGGGACAGTCTGCCTCGTTGTTTGGTGTAGAGACGGTACCTTCCATTCGGCTGTACCTTTGGAATGAGACCATT GAGTACATTGGCAAAGAAACGTGGACACCGCAAGATATGGTTACTTGGATCCACAAGCAGCTGCAGGTGGTCGCGATGTGGATCGCTCCACCGGGGTCTACCAAATCGGCAACAATTGCACCGGGTCTGAAGCAAGGCCCCGTACTGTTCCTGTTTACGCCACGCTCACTGTATACCGAGTTCGACGACAGTACGGATGCGTACATGATGCTGCGACAACTCAGCATGCAGTATTACAACTGTGCCGAAGACAACTGGGTACAGGAAATGGCTCGAGAGTACATCGCCGATCAGCGAGTGCTGGGCTCCGAGCGGTTCTTTTACAAGCAACAAGAATGTGAACGCATTCTCGGTCGTCATCCGTCACAGGAAGACGACACGGATCCATCGAGCATGGGCCGAGGTCGTCGTGAAGCATTCAAATcaaccgtttccgtttcgttcgttaaCGTGCTCAATTCCTCAAAGTTTGTCGATGGGCGCAAACACGGTGGCAAAGGGGACCGTTCCGATGGTTACTGTGAAGCTGCGCCGGCTCCTCACTGCGACGATGGTAGCTGTCCGGATAGCTGCGGTACGTTCGGTCCGGAACGTAAACCTTCCCTACGCTGGAGTGGCCAACAaagggaagaagaacaagacgAATGCCTTCGCAAAATGCCTAGCACACAATCGGAATCGGTACCATCGTCACGAATTGACGCGACACACGACTATCGGGGGCCACACTTGCTCTCCAAACAGTACCTACGGCGGCAGTGTGAGTTGATGCGATTAGCGGAGAGCGACGGAACGTACCGATTCTTCCCGGACGCTGGTGAGCGGAATGAAACGAACGCAGTGCTTGATACGATCAGCGGGATGGCctgcaaacacaacaaaacactttcCTTCTTCAGCATGGACAGCACACTGTACCATGCATTCGCCGAGCGACTCGGTGTCGATGTGCTGcgggaaccgaaccgaaccgttgcCTTCATTGTTGATCCGGAAGCGGAATCGACGTACGCACTGCGCGCACCCATCAATCTGGGTTCACTGACGGGTTTCGTACATGGTTACTACAATCGCAGTTGGCCACGCTTTCTTCGATCCGGTAGCACCAGCTACGCTCACACGCATCGCTTTAACGTGACGGAGTTCAAGCAGCAAGATGAGCGTCTACTTGCCGAACACCGGGCTCGATTGCTTAAGCAGAAGGCcgaagccaaaaaaaaggttaaatcCACGGATACGAATGGTGGGGCTGCTCAACCGGAAGCTACGAAACCATTAGATGTTGTACCGGGAGCCTTTGCACCTCGGGAGTATCATTCCATTCGGGAAATCTATTCCGCCAACTTCCAGCGGGTTGTACTGGAGTCGAACCGCACCGTAGTGGTCAACTTCTACTCAGCTCACTGTGCCTTCTGCACCATAATGTCCAACTACCTGCTACGGGTTTCGCGGTTACTACGCCATCAGCCCTTACTGGAGTTTGTGCGCATTGATGGCGATCGAAACGATCTCGGATGGGAGTATTCGATGGAACTGTTCCCTTCACTCATCATCTTCCCCAATGGAAG GAAAGAGGATAGCCGTATCTTCCCGCATACTGAGCAGGTCACTATGGCGAACCTGCTCGGTTTTATCCGCTCCAATCTTAGCCCGACCGAGCGGCTACATGCCACCTTCTTGCTGTGCAGTACGGCC AATGAAGCATCTCGTACCGACTGCCTGATGATGTTGCAGACTGAACTAGGCGCTAGTATTCGGGCGGGATTGCGTGATTGGCGCCGGCAACCATGTGCCCGGGAGCGAATTCTGCGCCGATTACAGCTCCTGAAACACTCCTACCTGGACACACTACGCTGTCTAAGTCATTCCTGTGATCTGAATCGATtgacgagcagcaggaagacAATCCTGCAGCTTTGGCCAACCGAAGCACCATACGACCCTCGGAACACATGCGGCGCGGCGTGA
- the LOC125959826 gene encoding INO80 complex subunit C — METEAKKPIFKKKDLSEVNPTVGKKRQWKSLKQILAYEKTLPWKDTDLTYSNVNAPPSLKPAKKYSDISGLIAPYTDPHSKLRYHNAEEYQTIRTFPMDLTAGYLALRGATSIV; from the exons atggaaacggaaGCGAAGAAGCCGATTTTTAAGAAAAAGGACCTCTCCGAGGTAAATCCCACAGTGGGGAAGAAACGGCAGTGGAAATCGTTGAAGCAAATCCTGGCCTACGAGAAAACGCTACCGTGGAAGGACACCGACTTAACAT ATTCCAACGTTAATGCACCGCCGTCGCTTAAACCCGCCAAGAAATATTCCGATATCTCCGGTCTGATCGCACCGTACACAGACCCACACTCGAAGCTACGGTATCACAACGCCGAAGAATATCAAACGATACGCACCTTCCCGATGGATCTCACCGCCGGCTACCTTGCGCTCAGAGGTGCCACCAGCATTGTGTAG
- the LOC125959813 gene encoding putative ankyrin repeat protein RF_0381 isoform X1 — protein sequence MNSRGRIITMPAECAANPLQRALADAIIRMVSMDELRILLACGAKVNEQVTQGLKPLHYAVWQNNEAAVNLLIVRGADINAIDEVGYSALHLAAEHGYLNLAKILLDAGCKVDYREPTNDPYPRTTLCDEPLRLALRNKHYEVARLLLDNGADPNKRYFFGSEINLATDVESLELLLTFGANTEARDRSGITPLMRAVRTNGSIDSVLLLLHYGADVNAMTDGRNDYRTVLHYAVLSGNASLVTMLLKQGARVDIPAPLPEPDRPSPLDLAVLRGDPVLVRILLENGANVNRSSPIIGSPLHVACADNIPNRVEIMKMLLFYGADPNVRVVGDVATNAILRPPLAELLASNDHVTPDELHLLLRYGARVILKTQYRDPDGLLNCLTNLHHESSAYRIILDAAEEFDPCMIRRNQQLTDEQRELMLERATVPRKLKSQIRAHYRRLFGRNLSEYVRPLFIPSELKSYLLYEHSI from the exons ATGAACAGCCGTG GACGCATCATCACAATGCCGGCGGAGTGTGCGGCAAACCCGCTTCAACGGGCCCTGGCGGACGCCATCATACGCATGGTGTCGATGGACGAGTTACGAATATTGCTCGCCTGCGGGGCCAAAGTAAATGAGCAGGTAACCCAGGGCCTCAAGCCTCTACACTATGCCGTTTGGCAGAATAATGAGGCCGCCGTAAATCTGCTGATCGTACGTGGAGCGGACATTAACGCAATCGACGAGGTTGGCTATAGCGCACTTCATCTGGCGGCCGAGCATGG GTACCTTAATCTGGCGAAAATACTGCTTGATGCTGGCTGTAAGGTGGACTATCGTGAGCCCACCAATGATCCGTACCCCCGCACAACGCTCTGCGACGAGCCGCTACGATTGGCGCTCCGTAATAAACATTACGAGGTggcccggctgctgctggataatGGTGCCGATCCTAACAAGCGCTACTTTTTCGGTTCCGAAATCAATTTGGCGACGGATGTGGAGAGTCTAGAGCTGTTGCTGACGTTCGGCGCGAATACAGAGGCACGTGATCGTTCCGGTATTACGCCGTTGATGCGCGCCGTACGGACGAATGGTAGCATCgattcggtgctgctgctactgcactaTGGAGCGGATGTAAACGCTATGACCGATGGACGCAACGATTATCGGACCGTGCTGCATTATGCCGTTTTATCAG GAAATGCTTCACTAGTCACGATGCTGCTGAAACAGGGTGCCCGTGTCGACATTCCAGCTCCACTGCCAGAACCGGATCGCCCCAGCCCACTTGATCTGGCCGTACTGCGCGGTGATCCGGTGTTGGTACGAATCCTGCTCGAAAACGGTGCCAACGTCAATCGAAGCAGCCCCATCATAGGATCGCCTCTGCACGTGGCCTGTGCCGATAACATCCCGAATAGAGTTGAAATCATGAAG ATGCTCTTGTTTTACGGCGCCGATCCGAACGTGCGAGTCGTCGGTGATGTGGCCACCAATGCGATCCTTCGTCCACCGCTTGCGGAGCTCCTGGCAAGCAACGATCACGTGACACCCGATGAACTACATCTCCTGCTGCGATACGGTGCCCGCGTTATCCTGAAGACACAGTACCGTGATCCCGATGGTCTGCTGAACTGCCTCACCAATCTGCACCACGAATCGTCCGCCTATCGCATTATTCTGGATGCTGCCGAAGAGTTTGATCCCTGCATGATCCGTCGCAATCAACAGCTGACCGATGAGCAGCGGGAACTGATGCTGGAACGTGCCACCGTTCCGCGTAAGCTTAAGTCCCAGATCCGGGCTCACTATCGTCGGTTATTCGGTCGTAATCTGTCGGAGTATGTGCGCCCCCTTTTTATACCGAGTGAGCTCAAAAGCTACCTCCTGTACGAGCACAGCATCTAG
- the LOC125959813 gene encoding ankyrin-1-like isoform X2, with the protein MPAECAANPLQRALADAIIRMVSMDELRILLACGAKVNEQVTQGLKPLHYAVWQNNEAAVNLLIVRGADINAIDEVGYSALHLAAEHGYLNLAKILLDAGCKVDYREPTNDPYPRTTLCDEPLRLALRNKHYEVARLLLDNGADPNKRYFFGSEINLATDVESLELLLTFGANTEARDRSGITPLMRAVRTNGSIDSVLLLLHYGADVNAMTDGRNDYRTVLHYAVLSGLDLFGGNASLVTMLLKQGARVDIPAPLPEPDRPSPLDLAVLRGDPVLVRILLENGANVNRSSPIIGSPLHVACADNIPNRVEIMKMLLFYGADPNVRVVGDVATNAILRPPLAELLASNDHVTPDELHLLLRYGARVILKTQYRDPDGLLNCLTNLHHESSAYRIILDAAEEFDPCMIRRNQQLTDEQRELMLERATVPRKLKSQIRAHYRRLFGRNLSEYVRPLFIPSELKSYLLYEHSI; encoded by the exons ATGCCGGCGGAGTGTGCGGCAAACCCGCTTCAACGGGCCCTGGCGGACGCCATCATACGCATGGTGTCGATGGACGAGTTACGAATATTGCTCGCCTGCGGGGCCAAAGTAAATGAGCAGGTAACCCAGGGCCTCAAGCCTCTACACTATGCCGTTTGGCAGAATAATGAGGCCGCCGTAAATCTGCTGATCGTACGTGGAGCGGACATTAACGCAATCGACGAGGTTGGCTATAGCGCACTTCATCTGGCGGCCGAGCATGG GTACCTTAATCTGGCGAAAATACTGCTTGATGCTGGCTGTAAGGTGGACTATCGTGAGCCCACCAATGATCCGTACCCCCGCACAACGCTCTGCGACGAGCCGCTACGATTGGCGCTCCGTAATAAACATTACGAGGTggcccggctgctgctggataatGGTGCCGATCCTAACAAGCGCTACTTTTTCGGTTCCGAAATCAATTTGGCGACGGATGTGGAGAGTCTAGAGCTGTTGCTGACGTTCGGCGCGAATACAGAGGCACGTGATCGTTCCGGTATTACGCCGTTGATGCGCGCCGTACGGACGAATGGTAGCATCgattcggtgctgctgctactgcactaTGGAGCGGATGTAAACGCTATGACCGATGGACGCAACGATTATCGGACCGTGCTGCATTATGCCGTTTTATCAG GATTAGATCTGTTCGGTG GAAATGCTTCACTAGTCACGATGCTGCTGAAACAGGGTGCCCGTGTCGACATTCCAGCTCCACTGCCAGAACCGGATCGCCCCAGCCCACTTGATCTGGCCGTACTGCGCGGTGATCCGGTGTTGGTACGAATCCTGCTCGAAAACGGTGCCAACGTCAATCGAAGCAGCCCCATCATAGGATCGCCTCTGCACGTGGCCTGTGCCGATAACATCCCGAATAGAGTTGAAATCATGAAG ATGCTCTTGTTTTACGGCGCCGATCCGAACGTGCGAGTCGTCGGTGATGTGGCCACCAATGCGATCCTTCGTCCACCGCTTGCGGAGCTCCTGGCAAGCAACGATCACGTGACACCCGATGAACTACATCTCCTGCTGCGATACGGTGCCCGCGTTATCCTGAAGACACAGTACCGTGATCCCGATGGTCTGCTGAACTGCCTCACCAATCTGCACCACGAATCGTCCGCCTATCGCATTATTCTGGATGCTGCCGAAGAGTTTGATCCCTGCATGATCCGTCGCAATCAACAGCTGACCGATGAGCAGCGGGAACTGATGCTGGAACGTGCCACCGTTCCGCGTAAGCTTAAGTCCCAGATCCGGGCTCACTATCGTCGGTTATTCGGTCGTAATCTGTCGGAGTATGTGCGCCCCCTTTTTATACCGAGTGAGCTCAAAAGCTACCTCCTGTACGAGCACAGCATCTAG